The Prionailurus viverrinus isolate Anna chromosome B1, UM_Priviv_1.0, whole genome shotgun sequence genome includes the window ttgttctttctctctcttgaaaataaataaataaataaatacttaaaaaaaaaaagaatgtagtagAAAAACAAGATTTAAGGTCAAAAGATGAAgttgagggtgcctggctggctcagtcagtggagcatgtgactcttgatcgctgggtcatgagttcgagccccacattgggtgtagagattacttaaataaataaactttaaaaccaaaaaaagatgAGGTTGAGTTTTGGTACCCAGGAAAGAAAATCCTTCATGTCATTACCGTCATATACAACCAGAGTggtgtgaaaaataaaaggaacaagtGGGATAGTGCATGTAGATGTAGCAAACTACTGCAAAATGAGggttaatattctttttcttaggCTCTATTTCCCTGTCTTCGATAACATCATGATCTTGGTTTCAAAGAAGTcctaaacaggggcacctgggtggctcagtcggtgaagcgtccgacttcagctcaggtcatgatctcgcggtccgtgggttcgagccccgcgtcaggctctgtgctgacggctcagagagcctggagcctgtttcagattctgtgtctccctctttctctgaccctcccctgttcatgctctctctctgtctcaaaaataaatgtatgttaaaaaaaattaaaaaaaaaaacaaaaacaaataagtccTAAACAAGcaattaaatgtaaaactattttGCAGGTCTGAAGCAGTCATACCAATGTAAAGAATCAACATTCAAACTCTTAAGCCTTTCTAAATTATTGCAGTGATGCTGCAGAATTCTGTAAAGGACACATGCCAACTGTAAACAGATCGTAGTCTCAACCTGTACTCACCATTTCATCACACTATgtcatttttcagaaatgaaatgcaGTCACGATGTATAGGGAACAGGCTTAAAAGCTtctctgaaagttttttttaacgttttatttattttttagaaagtgagtgagagagtgaccAAGCAcgaatggtggaggggcagagagagagaaagagagagggacaggatctgaagcaggctctgggctgacagcacagagcctgacgtggggctcaaactcatgaactgcaagatcatcatcacctgagctgaagttggatgctcaaccgactgaactacccaggcaccccttttccagaagtttttaatgtattttttaattatactggTAATAGTAACCCTTAAAAGATGTTTCATGATTACATCACAGCAAGCGATTGTTTAATAGGACAAGACATGCAAAAAGACAAGTGAATTAATTAAATATGCACAGCTATTGACATGTTTCTTAAGACAAAGAGACTGAGGTATGTCCACTGAAGTCCAGGCATTCTGGTACCACTTCTATTACCAAATGGAATCAGGTATTAAAAATTCCTGTGGTCTTGAAGGTCTTGTTATGTTTTAGAgggcttttttcttttagccactagatttttcaggaaaaattcaCCTatttgggaaaaatgaaaatacattaatattaaatttcaaaattacactttagtgttttccttttattctttaattaattaattaattaattaatgtaagctctatacccaacgtgggggcttgaactcacgaccccaagatcaagagtcacatgttctatcaactgagccaggcaggtgtccCATCacctttaccattttttttttctgtagagttTTTaggtaaactctacccccaatgcttacaaaaatttttttagcacTACAGTCTCTATTATTCTAGTACCCTACTATTATAAAGGGTGACCCTACTGTACCTATGGGTCTACTTTAGAAGATCTATTCCACTTTATGTGCACGATCTATTCCTCATCACTGACAAAGTATTGCTGTTGGCACAATTCATTTCAGAGAGCAATTCTGCTACATTATTAGCCTGGATCTGATGTTTCTAAAATGGATCTCCATGCAGTTGAGCAGACTCACCTGATGGAATCCCTTTAGCTTATTTCCCTCCAGGGAAGCAAGAGCTCTTCATTTATAATAGgctttctctccaccccctcacttgtGCCTGTGCATTAAGTTAGCTGCTTAGAGGGGGCACATTCCCTTTTCAGGTCATTAGGGTTCCATTTAGTCTATGACTGTAACAGCGCAGCTCAGTGCTTATTGTCAGAGCCCAGCACTGCAGGCCTGATTTTATGAGGAGTCTGATGAACTTCGCTTTGTCATCTTAATATACAACTGCAGTGACCATATCTGTACACAATTACCAGGAATCCCAAGGTTCATAACCCAGCCATGTAATGGAGAGTTATCCACGCTCCTCCATACCTTACCTAAATGTGGCAGGAGGAGAACCAACATTATCAGACCCAAGCCCATCATCTGAGTCTGATGCTCTACACAGCAGAATTCAAACTTTTACTGATCactttaaaagcattaaaaagttCACAATTCACTAATGCCAGAAATTttccttacaaaataaaataaaaacttctctcaaataattttactttaactACTCTAGAAGCTGATGTTAGTTCTATCCTTTACATATTTCAGCCTGTCAGCAGAATTCTTCTTAAAGAATTAGTTTATTTGCTCCCAAAGTCCCCACATCTTGTCAGTCAGTGTTGAATCAAATTCTTGGGTTTTATATGTAGGATAAGCTGTTGTTCATTAAATGTCTTGAATCTCTTTATAGGAACACACTGAATATCACTAATGCTTGAACACTAGTTTTTACCAATAGAATTTATGCCTAACTTAAATTTATCTATGATTTAAACCCAATATGTAACACAACCATCTAAAAGATCATTTACAGTAATAATGTAGTTTAGACCTATCCAAAAAATAACTGTTTATTCTTCAAGAAAGTGTAATTGTTAAGTCCAACTGACGGGAaaactttataaacattttttggatTAAATTTGGGCTTCAGATACGTTCTCATAGACTTTTCATCTCTTAGAAACGGCATTTATTTTCGTAAGTCAGCTCAAGCTGCTGATCAAAGTAAGAGCTGCATTACAAAGATGAAGAACTGTACTGTAGCTAGTAAACACACTGAAGATTTCTACATGGAAAATAAtctcacaaattttttttctgctgcctcTGGGAGGAAAAACACAAAGATATAATGCGATGAGCAGCAATGCAGTCAAACAGACACTTTTTAGGATTTAAATTGATCTGAAATTAGGAGTTTGAGATGCAGCTGGCATCACTGtcaaatgaatatacatttttcagaAAACCATGTTATGTACTTGACTGGTATCTGTCATTTCTGAATAATCTACTATTGAAATCCACACAAAGAGTAAGCCGATTACTTCTGCTTTCATTCACAGTAGCCAAGTCATAAAGGGGCAGGGAATTCTTAAGGAAAAAACCAAGCTTAAGAGAAAATTTTCCTTAATAGGACCCCTATGGAGCAAAGTTCCCAAGGatgttccagaaaaaaatgatttttcctaCAAAAGATAACCACAGCTATTATAATTTTAACATGAAAGTTATGGTCTAAATAAAAACATCCCCTGTGGTGTAACTTACCTGCTTTATATGAAGAACGCACCAGAGGGCCACTTGCAGTATAATGAAATCCAAGTTCATTTCCTACTTTTTCCCAGTATTTGAACTTTTCAGGAGTAATGTATTCTTCAACCTACATTGAAAGCATTAATTCTAATAGATTAGAATTTCCCTAAATCATTTTGATTCTATAGAAAATCTATGCCCACGCATTCAGGATGGCTTTCACTTCATAATGTATCCAGTTGCCCAGAGGCtttcctcctcaccttcctcacAGACTACCTGTCTACTGGTTCCTTGGCCATTCTATCAGGACTTCATTAGAGAGGAGGGGTAACATCAACTCTGTATTACATTAACTATTCCgaaagctaaaaaaaatgagattatctATAGAGATTCTGTATCTGTATTACTCCTTCCCTGACAGGTATAAGCAAGAATTAATCACCCCTAGAAGATTCTTGAGGACAAGACTGCCTTACTTGTCTTGTATCTTCTGCTTAGCACTGCGTCTGGCACACAGTCACTACCTGATAAAACTTTctcgaatgaatgaatgtccaatgcagaaagaggaagactgacttttctttcttatttctcctctggCTCTCATGTAACTCTAAAAACAAATCCCAAGTGTGGATGAATGCAATTTCCCAACaactaaattctttttctgtacatTCATTTAAGTTGTACAATTTGAGGGCAGCAAAAAAGTGCCAGTGTATCTGCTGGCTTTATGCAGACAATAACATGGAAACTGGGACTTGGAAATATACATGGAACATTACACTAAAAAGCTAGCAGCTTCTTAACTGTACCTATGGACAGCAAAGATTTAATTCAAATTACCAGCGAACATCTGGCAATTCAAGATAATGATACCTTCAGGTGGCGCTTTGTTGGCTGCATATATTGTCCTAAAGTCAAACAGTCCACATCTGCTTCACGAAGTGCTACAGAAAAAGGGCACACGTTACattagcagatttttaaaaaagacttatttttctaaaaaatttttattatttatttagtttatttttctagtaacctttacacccaatgcgagctcaaactcacaaccctgaaccagccaggcccttttaaaaattaaaatatatatatatcttatttttaaataatttctatgcTCAAAATGGGAGTCGAACTTACAAACCCAacatcgagtcacatgctctaccgagccagccaggtgccccaagatttttttgggccccatgtagggctcaaactcataaccatgctccatcaactgagccagccaggtgccccattagcaGATGTTTTTATGGTGCTAAAACTGTAGATGTAAGCATAATTTCCCTGAGCATAATTTGACTTTGGAACAGTGTGAACTTTATGCTGGCCTATAATCCTGATGTTGGGGAGTAAGACTAGATCTATCCATTCAAAAGTGCCACGGAATATGAAAGgactgaaaacacagaaatgattaAGACAATCATGAGGGGCTAACAGAAAGGACAAATAACTCGAATACcactgaataaatgctaaaatatgGGTGAAGGGTGTTTTGAGCAGGAGTCTGTTAGACAGAAGAGATGAAGGGAACAGTATATGAAAGTCCTGAAGTCACATATTACAGACCAGATGCACTGTATTAAGTTTTACCAAATGTGCAAGATGTGCTCTAGGGGATGTGATTTAACCACTTACATATTGAAATCTTTCTAGTAAAACTATAGTTTCACTCTAGTAAagagaagtttttaaaacatttttttctaaaaaaattttttttaatgtttatttttgagaaagagagggagggaggggaagagagagagggaggcacagaatctggagcaggctccaggctttgagcttgctgtcagcagagcccgaggcagggcttgaacccacaaaccgtgagctcatgacctgagccgaagtgatgcttaaccaattgaaccacccagtgccccaaagAGAAGCTTTTAATTACTATTTGGATTTGTTACCTTTAGAATCGATACATAACTGCAAGTAGGCAAAGGATCCTCATGTAAAtaagaggggttttttttcttacaatttatAAAGCCCAAGAATCACAAAGCAAATGGGCTAATAAAACTAAGAATCAGCAGAGTCCAAAGCACATGATGTTATGTGACAACGTTACCAACAAGCTCTTCCTCAAAGACCTGGcttcattttattcatctttgaattgTCACTGCCTGTCAGAGCTCCTAGTAGCTGTCTGGCTCTTAAAAACTATTCAATGATTAAACAAGAAAGTGgataaaatcatattttcactTGATGAAAGAGTAGGGAATAAAATGGGACATAAATTTCATATCCTGAGCTTTCTGCATATCACTCCATAAGGTTCTAAGAAAcatacttcctttccttttcatgcTGCTGTTTATAATCATATCCTGACTTTGTTCTTACTGGCACTTTCACTGAGACTATGGAGGAGGCATAAGAGGGCCTTCAAAATAGGGTTCCTGCTATTactcaaattaaatgaaaaagagtTTTCATTTTCCAACTTCTTTACCTTTCATTGTTGCGTATACTTGCTCATCATTTTCGCCTAAACCCAACATTATGGAGGTTTTAGAAATCACATCAGGCCGAACCTCCTTGGCATGTTGCAGTACGCGCAGAGACTGGTTGAAATTGGCCCGGGGATCACGAACTTTCCTTGAAAACAGCAGGGCTGTTGTTAGCAAGAATAACCACAAGCTCAACTAAGTACATAGTTATGCAAGCTATCTAAAAGACCAGAAAAGTACATTCTGAACATTACGTTAAATCATATGGTTCCATACTACCATTTGTGCACAAATATCTAGCTGTTCCTTTGTAATGAGTATCAGGTTTCATTAGGCCCCCTAGCTCTATCTACTTTTAAGGCCTTTCAAACCTGTGGCAGAGAAAACTAGAATGGAAGTAATTCAGTTTAGGAATTACTCATTGAGAAACCAGAATTTGAAGCTGAAAATGAGTGACTGTAAGGGAGGGTAAGTCgagagagaggggaaatgagTGGAAGTAAGAAAATCTCTGAgctgaacaaaggaaaagatatttaacCTGAACCCACATTTCAGGTCTGAAAACTTTtaagttcctttcttttctaaagCCCAAGCTGCCCTCTGCTGGTGAGTACACGACATTGACATCTCTTAGGTAAAAAAGGCATGATTCTGGAATTTTCACTGGCAAGGATAATGTTTCTTAAGTGAAACCAGGGAAACTGGCACCCACTTGTGGTGGTATCATGAGAAATGACAGGGTTGGAACAGGCTGTGTGCTAGACTTCAACAGCAGCCAAACCATGCTTTAAATGGCGACAAGGCCAAAAGGACAGAGAGTTGCTGATGTTAATCCAGCATTCACTTGAATTCTAAtgcactttttttgtgtgtaactGACTTGCTGTAGTCATTATTTTTCATCAGGGACCAATacacagggaagaaaggaaaccaatttgtggatttaaaaataaccacaaaactgacaataccaaacATAATTACTTTTGAAAGCATTTCTCCAGTGAATTTAAGTTATGCtccctaatatttatttatgctgtAGTGGAAATGCTGGCTGTCCACCATACTTTTTTCAAGTTCTTTGATACATATGATGTGTAGAAGCTAATAAGATCACTGCCAAATactttactaaaattaaataaacatattaatcTTGCCTGaaggttaaaataattttcatcattCTGAAATATGAATATGGTCATTAATGTGGGATAACAATCTGTAAATACTTCTATCTGCTAACGTTAGTAGAAAGAATAGTacccactttttaaaagagatttaaactACTTCTGAATGATAATACATCTGAGTATTTCTTTTGTATCGTTTATTGCATATATTAGTgccaaaagtattttaaagtcttttttttttttagaattacaaagtaatttgcttttatataatttttttctttttgaaaactattttttgaaaaaaaatcggCACTGGCAATAtgatactattaaaaaaatttctttttaacatttattcatttttgagagacagagggagacagagcatgagcagggaaggggcagagagagggagacacagaatccgaagcaggctccaggctctgagctgtcagcacagagcctgacgcgggctcgaccccatgaactgcgagatcatgacctgagctgaagtcggaagcttaaccaactgagccacccaggcaccccaatatgatactattttaaatcaaaaagatgcccattatgtgtgtgtgcaccaaaacatacatacatgcatataaatatatgccCATACGTATAGGTTATAGTAATCAATATTACTGGGTAGAAATAATATGGGTGATGTTTATGCTGTTTTTGTTGgctatattttctgattttcctgtGATAGATATATGTTGCTTTtgttaagaaaagaaagacagctCACTTCGTAAAAGTCCCATACAAAGTTCTCtcctgaaaaaagagaaaatatagcaGATTCTGGCCCCTAAGTTTGCCAACATTACTCTGTACATGTAATCACCTCTGCAATTCTGGAACTGTCTCTACATTATGAGCATACACATCTAATCCCGACAAAGCAACTTTTTCTATTGCTTTAAGATCTCCTCGGAAATCAGGGGTGAGACATTCCACAAGAATTTTTGGATtcctatagggaaaaaaaaaaaaagtatcaaactGAGGGAAAAAACTGACATCTATTGCTTAAAACAGAAATTACCAGTACTCATTCAGGATCAGTTTTGTTCAACAGTGTTATCTTTAGAATCTTGCCAAGGAAAGCATGAACATACAAATGTTCATAAATAAACTGTTATAGGAAAAAACACCCTGAACATCAAATATTATGTACATAGTGGTTAAAACACAACTGCAGGAAAATGTTCAGAATAAATTTTGAGATTAACAGACATACTTTATTGAACAggtattaagaaaataaagttgcttaaaggaattaaaatgtaaatattaaaacattaaatatataatatctttttattttttggaaagtaAATTGGGACATTTCTTACATGAATGCAAATATCATTTGATtgctttcattttgatttctttaaaaattcatcagaTAGTGCCATCTTCTCTTCCTCTAGGCAAATATTTCACAAGTGCTGtgagttttaaaaactattttctgaATTGCTGAGTCATGCATGAGCTTTGCTTAAATGAAATACAAGTTAAACATTAATCTTCTATTTATATTCTGACTCTATCTATGCGTTCAAGCATTAAAATATGAACTAGGTCATAGTGCTGTTCCCTTTGACAGCAGTAGAAATGACTAGGACAGCTGATAAATTTTTTCACAAACCCAGTGGCAGTTTCTGGAGCTATTTCCTGAGAGAACAGATGTGGAAAGGCCCTCTCATGCATATAAGTGATGTTGAAAGAACACAGCCTATaacttactgtttttatttttaattgtaaagtTGAGACCCATTAGTAGTttgtgaaatcaatttagtgggttgcaaacagaattttttaaagttaactattaaaaaaacccagaaaacacaGGGGAAATCACTGAAGAAACATTTACTAAATGCTAGGTACTCAACTCGCACTAAGCTGTAGGAAGTAAGCataactcctttttctttttaaggtttttttttttttttatgtttatttatttatttattttgggagagagacaggaagtatgagcggggaggggcagagagagagggagagagaattccgagcaggctcggtgctgtcagcatggatgtggggcttgatcctacaaaccacaagatcatgacctgagccaaaatcaagcatcagaccaaatgaaacaaacacccaggtgccccaacataactccttttttaaatctttttaaatagatgggattaaaatattaataaaaatgtagattATGGGTAAATTTCCCAGGGGATATAAACATGGATAAAATCTGTATGCTtgcacattttaacaatgttggaGTTTATCTCATCCATATACTTCTAGATGATGATTTATTCAAAATTAGTGTTGGGAAGACTGcagttttatgctttttaaaaaaattactcagggcgcctgggtggctcagtcagttaagtgtctgacttcagctcaggtcatgatctcgtggttcatgggtttaagccccgtgtcgggatctgtgctgtcagctcagagcctggagcctgtttcagattctgtgtctccctctctctctctgcccctcccccacttgtgctctgtctctgtctctcaaagataaataaaaacttcaaaaaaaatttttaaaataaaaataaattaaaaaaaaaaattattcaaggagcatctgggtggtttggtcagttaagtgtctgacttcagctcaggtcgtgatctcatggttcgtgagcctgagcccacattgggctctctgctgtcagtgcaaagcccatttctttttaaaaaaaaaattttttttttcaacgtttatttatttttgggacagagagagacagagcatgaacgggggaggggcagagagagagggagacacagaatcggaaacaggctccaggctccgagccatcagcccagagcccgacgcggggctcgaactcacggaccgcgagatcgtgacctggctgaagtcggacgcttaaccgactgcaccacccaggcgcccctgcaaagcccatttcggattctctgtccccctctttctctgcccctcccccaccgattctcattctctctctctctctctctctgtctctccgcccccctccaaataaataaataaataaacttaaaaaaaaaaaaaaaagaaagttaaaaagaattactcaaagtttggggtggctgggtagctcagtcagttaagcgtcggactcttgactttggctcaggtcatgacctcacgattcatgggttcaagccctgcatcagactctgcactgacagccacgagcctgcttgggattctctctctcctttgctctctgcccctcacctgtgcatgtacacatgcacgttctctttgtctcaaattaataaacttaaaaaaaattaagcttataCAAGCAAATGCAAAAACAAGTACCTTTCCTTTAAGTATGATACAGTCTTTGCAAAATGCTCAGCTCCTCCATCAGGCATATCTAGAAACAAAAGAGTCCACTGCTCAAGATGATGTCACAACTTAGTAAGAGCCAATTTCTGGAAGAGCCAATGATGACACACTAACCATCTCGATCCACAGACGTCAGGACAACATAATCCAGACCCCACTCTGCAATTGCCTTTGCAGTATTGTAGGGCTCATTGGCATCAAGCGGACCTGGATTTCTTGCAGTCTTAACAGAACAGAATCTGCAACCTCTTGTACACGTATCACCCATCAACTAGAACAGAGATGTTACAATTTAAATCAAATAGAAGGATGACCCTGAAGA containing:
- the LIAS gene encoding lipoyl synthase, mitochondrial isoform X1; translation: MSLRCWGAACTLGPRVFGRYLYSPIRAVSSLPEEKKEFLQNGPDLQDFVTGDLADKSKWDEYKGNLKRQKGERLRLPPWLKTEIPTGKNYNKLKNTLRNLNLHTVCEEARCPNIGECWGGGEYATATATIMLMGDTCTRGCRFCSVKTARNPGPLDANEPYNTAKAIAEWGLDYVVLTSVDRDDMPDGGAEHFAKTVSYLKERNPKILVECLTPDFRGDLKAIEKVALSGLDVYAHNVETVPELQRKVRDPRANFNQSLRVLQHAKEVRPDVISKTSIMLGLGENDEQVYATMKALREADVDCLTLGQYMQPTKRHLKVEEYITPEKFKYWEKVGNELGFHYTASGPLVRSSYKAGEFFLKNLVAKRKKPSKT
- the LIAS gene encoding lipoyl synthase, mitochondrial isoform X2, giving the protein MSLRCWGAACTLGPRVFGRYLYSPIRAVSSLPEEKKEFLQNGPDLQDFVTGDLADKSKWDEYKGNLKRQKGERCVRKLAVPTLESVGEVENMPQPQPQSWNPKILVECLTPDFRGDLKAIEKVALSGLDVYAHNVETVPELQRKVRDPRANFNQSLRVLQHAKEVRPDVISKTSIMLGLGENDEQVYATMKALREADVDCLTLGQYMQPTKRHLKVEEYITPEKFKYWEKVGNELGFHYTASGPLVRSSYKAGEFFLKNLVAKRKKPSKT